The following coding sequences lie in one Leptospira selangorensis genomic window:
- a CDS encoding energy transducer TonB, with the protein MNPTLEKVKTDVIQKLKELSLWEICVYGSLAFHLFLFLTYYYITHKEKEFVDSEQLEMNVEVDIQDIPPELLGGETSPTHKDPNEWVEGANEEGKDPDPNDIKENDISGEGTDKDGFLFAFYGDKAPTPIIDFSLRDYFPENARAQGISDAMIYLEVQVDEKGNLINAKVIKSSVRGYGFEDAAVKVIRLARWSPGYAKGRPTRMNHRVPVHFELDDN; encoded by the coding sequence ATGAATCCGACTCTGGAAAAAGTAAAGACTGATGTAATCCAAAAACTCAAAGAACTTTCTCTTTGGGAGATTTGTGTTTACGGATCACTTGCTTTTCACCTATTTTTATTCTTAACTTATTACTACATCACTCACAAAGAAAAGGAATTCGTGGATTCCGAACAATTGGAGATGAATGTAGAAGTTGATATCCAAGATATTCCTCCCGAATTGCTCGGAGGAGAAACTTCTCCAACTCATAAAGATCCGAACGAATGGGTAGAAGGTGCCAACGAAGAAGGAAAAGATCCAGACCCGAACGATATCAAAGAGAACGATATTAGCGGAGAAGGTACGGATAAAGACGGATTCTTATTCGCTTTTTATGGAGACAAGGCCCCTACTCCGATCATTGATTTTTCTTTGAGAGATTATTTTCCGGAGAATGCAAGAGCACAAGGTATCTCGGACGCAATGATCTATTTGGAAGTACAAGTAGATGAAAAAGGAAATTTGATCAATGCAAAGGTGATCAAGTCTTCTGTCCGTGGATACGGTTTCGAAGATGCTGCAGTTAAGGTTATTCGATTGGCTCGTTGGAGCCCAGGTTACGCAAAAGGAAGACCCACTCGTATGAATCATAGGGTCCCAGTCCATTTCGAACTGGACGATAACTAA
- a CDS encoding SCO family protein — protein MTGVIASLIIVFFFSHSDPGMIQAEKDVPEETVILTDKQENIPLKSVFSGKQTFLYFGFLDSSKNNLDEVEIFLNWFDKSAPIDSQFVFISLTPEKDGYKDLKDRFGKLSEKVILLKPANSSAALELARSFGVQAYIQPDSGDMKYKTALIWVDDSPKIRGIFPKIPEKPDSIDLPSLLVRAK, from the coding sequence ATGACTGGTGTAATTGCCAGTCTGATCATCGTGTTCTTCTTTTCTCATTCCGATCCTGGAATGATCCAAGCGGAGAAAGACGTCCCGGAAGAAACAGTAATCCTTACGGATAAACAAGAGAATATTCCCCTAAAGTCCGTTTTCTCAGGCAAACAAACCTTCTTATATTTCGGATTTTTAGACTCTTCTAAAAACAATTTGGATGAAGTGGAGATATTCCTAAACTGGTTCGATAAATCGGCACCTATTGATTCTCAATTTGTATTTATCAGTTTAACTCCGGAAAAAGACGGATACAAAGATCTAAAAGATAGATTCGGCAAACTAAGTGAGAAGGTAATTTTGCTCAAACCTGCTAACTCAAGTGCCGCATTGGAACTAGCCAGATCATTCGGAGTCCAAGCATATATCCAGCCTGATAGTGGAGATATGAAATATAAGACTGCACTCATCTGGGTGGATGATTCTCCTAAGATCAGAGGTATCTTTCCTAAAATTCCTGAAAAACCGGATTCGATAGATTTGCCTTCCTTGCTCGTCCGAGCGAAATAA
- a CDS encoding LIC_20196 family exoprotein, with the protein MQKRFVSVLFVLILLFFSPISALTPPPSLESQVNSSNFIALAKLSNVKESKISSNSISVTANVEILKSLKGGKELPQKFDIAFLIFPELFGKWLKAAPQEGDYILFLIKKKVKDSKGVESEVISLYEPHPYAFREYNKQLEENILSLTKN; encoded by the coding sequence ATGCAAAAACGTTTCGTATCGGTCCTATTTGTACTGATTCTATTATTTTTCTCACCGATTTCGGCATTAACACCACCACCCAGTCTGGAATCTCAGGTGAATTCTTCTAACTTTATCGCTTTGGCGAAACTTTCCAATGTGAAAGAAAGTAAGATCTCCTCTAATTCCATTTCCGTTACGGCAAATGTGGAAATTTTAAAATCCTTAAAGGGCGGGAAGGAACTCCCACAAAAATTCGATATCGCCTTCTTAATATTTCCCGAACTATTCGGGAAATGGCTTAAAGCTGCTCCTCAAGAAGGGGACTATATACTTTTTTTAATTAAGAAAAAAGTAAAGGATAGCAAAGGAGTTGAATCCGAAGTGATCAGCCTGTATGAACCGCATCCTTACGCATTCCGTGAATACAACAAACAACTAGAAGAAAATATTTTATCTTTAACTAAGAACTAA
- a CDS encoding C1 family peptidase: MKLNLRLLSALLLLLSSAGLFSQTPPGLGMKQEPAELLASFKEANPNRISHRGLSSSVDLSQYMPPVGDQGQQSSCVAWSTAYATKSFQEYMERKDRGWKLSDSSGSPNYSNIFSPAFIYNQINGGRDNGSLISDAMRIVVEKGAAPWSSMPYNERDYLTRPPQDAFNTASSYKAKEFLRIRQTDPNELKNQLALGRPVVAGIIVYENFMNLKGKEIYKEGVGKTYGGHAIAIVGYDDSKGAFKFINSWSTQWGDNGYGYIDYRWFTKVCQSAFVLVDDVAPATTTNTTTTTPSTDVKPVPPEKVKPIAPKEIAATQGSFSDKVLLTWASVPLAIGYEIHRKGPGDSSFSKVGLSQTNGFTDDGVQKDIAYSYKVATLTDTDSSDLSDGEAIGYAKTEEAKAPPKVVGVKASQGQFPNKIDLVWESISGVSDYYVYKWNSNQKKYLSVGRVKNTNYTDNAAAKNGVTEFYVIAGISNGKTGDASDAVSGFTMKAEAKPSKPFGLTATKGLYNSKIEVQWQKVSGASKYLVYRYDVSGLFGGGAWSKIGEEAKEAFIDEKLNGQYAFYAVAAVNKDGQSGPFSDYAYGYIDPNKHRATKLPTPANFKGTLDSKTGKISLKWDSVKGANEYYVYRKKRGASSWDFVSGTNEKTTNFTADVPEKEILYLYSVTSKTDLGGESDKATPVSAVLSQAKPAKVMRSFGGDSSLEKFKGPWTAMSWDGSKGVNQVLLEIESQDNVNYVVKFNKQKIFEGRYVENSPIIDKEGKFRIEIENAGDALQVTLKDNGIINQKATLNFLKE, encoded by the coding sequence ATGAAACTGAATTTACGTTTATTATCCGCTCTACTACTTTTACTCTCCTCCGCCGGGTTATTCTCCCAGACTCCTCCTGGCCTGGGAATGAAACAAGAACCTGCGGAACTTTTAGCATCTTTTAAAGAAGCTAATCCGAATAGGATCTCTCACAGAGGACTTTCTTCTTCCGTGGATTTATCCCAGTATATGCCTCCCGTGGGTGACCAAGGACAACAGAGTTCTTGCGTGGCTTGGTCCACTGCCTATGCTACCAAATCTTTCCAAGAATATATGGAAAGAAAGGACAGAGGTTGGAAGCTAAGCGATTCTTCCGGAAGTCCGAACTACTCCAATATTTTTTCACCTGCGTTTATTTATAATCAGATCAATGGCGGAAGAGACAACGGTTCTTTGATCTCAGATGCAATGCGTATAGTTGTGGAAAAAGGGGCGGCTCCTTGGTCTTCCATGCCTTATAACGAAAGAGACTATCTAACACGCCCTCCTCAAGACGCTTTTAATACGGCTTCTTCCTATAAAGCAAAAGAATTCTTAAGGATCAGACAAACGGATCCGAATGAATTGAAAAACCAACTCGCTTTAGGAAGACCTGTTGTCGCCGGTATCATAGTTTACGAAAACTTTATGAATTTAAAAGGAAAAGAAATTTATAAAGAAGGAGTAGGCAAAACATACGGAGGACATGCGATTGCGATCGTAGGTTATGATGATTCCAAGGGAGCATTCAAGTTCATCAACTCTTGGTCCACTCAATGGGGAGATAATGGTTACGGCTATATCGATTATAGATGGTTCACTAAGGTTTGCCAATCCGCTTTCGTTCTTGTGGATGATGTTGCACCTGCAACCACCACAAACACTACGACTACTACACCTTCAACAGATGTAAAACCGGTTCCACCTGAAAAAGTAAAACCAATAGCTCCGAAAGAGATTGCGGCTACCCAAGGTTCTTTTTCGGACAAAGTACTTTTGACTTGGGCATCCGTTCCACTTGCGATTGGATACGAAATCCACAGAAAGGGTCCGGGAGATTCTTCTTTTTCTAAGGTGGGACTTTCTCAAACGAATGGATTCACGGATGATGGAGTCCAAAAGGATATCGCTTATTCTTATAAGGTCGCTACCTTAACCGATACTGACTCTTCCGATCTATCCGATGGAGAAGCGATCGGTTATGCAAAAACGGAAGAAGCTAAAGCTCCTCCTAAAGTTGTAGGAGTCAAAGCAAGCCAAGGTCAGTTCCCAAATAAGATCGATCTAGTTTGGGAATCCATCAGCGGAGTTTCCGATTACTACGTATATAAGTGGAACTCCAACCAGAAAAAATATCTCTCCGTTGGAAGAGTAAAAAATACAAACTACACTGATAATGCTGCCGCTAAAAACGGAGTGACTGAGTTTTATGTGATCGCCGGCATTAGTAATGGTAAAACCGGAGATGCTTCCGACGCAGTTTCAGGATTTACTATGAAAGCAGAGGCGAAACCTTCTAAACCTTTCGGGCTTACCGCCACAAAAGGATTATATAATAGTAAAATAGAAGTACAATGGCAGAAGGTTTCAGGTGCTTCTAAATATCTGGTCTATCGTTACGATGTGAGCGGATTATTCGGAGGAGGCGCTTGGTCAAAAATTGGAGAAGAAGCAAAAGAGGCTTTCATTGACGAAAAACTCAATGGCCAGTATGCATTCTATGCTGTTGCGGCAGTGAATAAGGACGGACAATCCGGACCATTCTCCGATTACGCTTACGGATACATAGATCCGAACAAACATAGAGCTACAAAACTTCCTACCCCTGCAAATTTTAAAGGAACACTCGATTCCAAAACTGGAAAAATTTCCCTGAAATGGGACTCCGTAAAGGGAGCCAACGAATACTATGTATATCGTAAAAAAAGAGGAGCTTCTTCTTGGGATTTCGTTTCCGGAACAAATGAGAAGACTACAAACTTCACTGCAGATGTTCCTGAAAAAGAAATTTTGTATCTATACTCGGTAACTTCCAAAACGGATTTGGGAGGAGAAAGTGATAAGGCCACTCCGGTCTCTGCGGTTCTTTCCCAAGCAAAGCCTGCAAAGGTAATGCGCTCCTTCGGTGGAGACTCTAGTTTAGAAAAATTTAAAGGACCTTGGACCGCGATGTCTTGGGACGGTTCCAAAGGTGTGAACCAAGTTCTTCTCGAAATTGAAAGCCAAGACAATGTAAACTATGTGGTGAAGTTCAATAAGCAGAAAATTTTCGAAGGAAGATATGTGGAGAATAGCCCGATCATCGACAAGGAAGGTAAGTTCCGAATTGAGATCGAAAATGCGGGAGATGCTCTGCAGGTAACTCTGAAAGATAACGGGATTATCAACCAGAAGGCAACTTTGAACTTCTTGAAGGAATAG
- a CDS encoding MotA/TolQ/ExbB proton channel family protein codes for MSFEIAIGYMETAIFVIMAIASVLAVAVVVERAIIFVKNTKDSAFVLPEIIQTARKGDLSGAPKFSENYPENVYARFADFSSEHSKGGKESLGELMEGKMIGERVGFETRLSILNTLGNNAPFIGLLGTVFGVISAFYKLGTLGNAAGEVVMRTISQALLATAVGLAVAIPVVMANNYFTRKLKIIQSNLEILSKEFLASLSRKG; via the coding sequence ATGAGTTTTGAAATTGCTATCGGGTACATGGAAACGGCGATCTTTGTGATCATGGCGATCGCGAGTGTTCTTGCAGTAGCCGTTGTAGTAGAAAGAGCGATCATATTCGTTAAAAATACGAAAGACTCCGCCTTCGTATTACCTGAAATCATCCAAACCGCAAGAAAGGGAGACCTTTCCGGAGCTCCTAAATTTTCAGAAAATTATCCGGAGAATGTTTACGCAAGATTTGCGGACTTCTCCTCCGAACATTCCAAAGGTGGAAAAGAAAGCCTGGGCGAATTGATGGAAGGAAAAATGATCGGAGAAAGAGTCGGTTTCGAAACAAGACTTTCTATTCTTAATACATTAGGAAACAACGCTCCATTTATCGGACTATTAGGAACAGTATTCGGAGTAATCAGCGCATTCTATAAATTAGGAACACTGGGGAACGCAGCGGGAGAAGTGGTAATGAGAACAATTTCACAAGCCCTACTCGCAACTGCAGTCGGTCTTGCTGTCGCGATCCCGGTAGTAATGGCGAATAACTACTTCACTAGAAAATTGAAAATCATCCAATCCAATCTGGAAATTCTTTCCAAAGAATTTTTAGCAAGCCTGTCTCGGAAAGGTTAA
- a CDS encoding LIC20211 family lipoprotein: MKSRISGLVLSLLLAASIISCATSSAGLATSTVPVADKKYKVISPVEGTKYWYTFDIAIIGIPLGEPPIDRLLEELTKEKEADALINVRYWTDKSIFVFLTVNRLHISAEAIKFEDEIPDPRKKTR, translated from the coding sequence ATGAAATCTCGCATTTCCGGACTAGTCTTGTCTCTTCTGTTAGCCGCTTCTATCATCTCTTGTGCTACTTCTAGCGCTGGACTTGCAACTAGCACTGTTCCGGTTGCTGATAAAAAGTATAAAGTGATCTCTCCGGTTGAAGGAACAAAATACTGGTATACCTTTGATATCGCAATCATTGGAATTCCTCTAGGAGAACCTCCTATTGATCGACTATTGGAAGAATTGACTAAGGAAAAAGAGGCAGATGCTCTAATCAATGTCCGCTATTGGACAGACAAATCCATCTTTGTATTCTTAACTGTAAACCGTCTTCATATCTCTGCAGAAGCGATCAAATTCGAAGACGAGATCCCGGATCCTAGAAAGAAAACCCGTTAA
- the meaB gene encoding methylmalonyl Co-A mutase-associated GTPase MeaB — protein sequence MPETEGKEEAQIRGSIKKKSLPDAETFSQGILSGDIVLLSRAITLVESTLPSHQELAEAILEKCLPHSGKSIRVGITGIPGVGKSTFIESFGNHLIEQGRKIAVLAVDPTSQLSKGSILGDKTRMEILSRKKEAFIRPSPSGDSLGGVARKTRETIFLCEAAGFDTILVETVGVGQSETAVNSMVDIFLLLLIAGAGDELQGIKRGIMEMADLIAITKADGENTARANRAKAETISAVHFLPSHESGMKTEVRTCSAVTGEGISEIWTEILDFIQAIKDKGYLDKKRKEQAKHWLHESVQSMLLDDFFSKLGNDFHKAEELVTQGLAGSYQTARKLVKYYKNEDSQI from the coding sequence ATGCCCGAGACCGAGGGAAAAGAAGAGGCCCAAATCCGAGGCTCTATCAAGAAGAAGAGCCTTCCGGATGCGGAAACTTTTTCCCAAGGAATTCTCTCTGGAGATATAGTTTTATTAAGTAGAGCGATCACTTTAGTAGAAAGTACCCTCCCTTCTCACCAAGAACTTGCGGAAGCTATATTAGAAAAATGTTTACCTCATTCCGGCAAAAGTATCCGGGTGGGGATTACCGGGATCCCGGGTGTAGGTAAAAGTACATTTATAGAATCTTTCGGAAATCATCTGATTGAACAAGGTAGAAAGATCGCAGTACTTGCAGTAGATCCCACATCACAATTATCTAAAGGATCCATTTTGGGAGACAAGACCAGAATGGAAATTCTCTCCCGTAAAAAAGAAGCATTCATCCGCCCTTCTCCTTCCGGAGATTCCTTAGGTGGAGTTGCACGTAAAACTAGAGAAACAATTTTTCTTTGCGAGGCGGCAGGCTTTGATACTATCCTTGTAGAAACTGTTGGAGTTGGACAATCGGAAACCGCAGTCAATTCCATGGTGGATATATTCCTTCTTCTTTTAATAGCCGGAGCAGGAGATGAATTGCAAGGGATCAAACGTGGGATTATGGAAATGGCGGACCTAATCGCGATCACAAAAGCGGATGGAGAAAATACCGCTAGAGCAAATCGTGCAAAAGCAGAAACAATTTCCGCAGTCCATTTTCTGCCTTCTCATGAATCAGGAATGAAAACCGAAGTTAGAACATGCTCGGCAGTTACTGGAGAAGGTATCTCCGAGATCTGGACTGAAATTTTAGACTTTATACAAGCTATCAAAGACAAAGGTTACTTAGATAAAAAAAGAAAAGAACAAGCCAAACATTGGTTACATGAATCAGTTCAATCCATGTTATTAGATGATTTCTTTTCTAAGTTAGGAAATGATTTCCATAAGGCGGAAGAACTTGTAACCCAAGGACTGGCAGGTTCTTACCAAACTGCTCGTAAACTTGTGAAGTATTATAAGAACGAAGATAGCCAAATTTAA
- a CDS encoding TonB-dependent receptor plug domain-containing protein, translating into MKLKKVLIKIAFLAAIAPLDLFAEVTFKARLFSRQKNQGEAKTQVLLFETKKIYRTDAEGYFDAVVPSPGIYTFRILKVEDMQDIKGNVETSGQTVTLYTDGGSDASVGSPKAKVPKGTITVAAERDKPILSRTTIKYEEIKRMPGTFGEPLRALETIPGVVPSAAFGGGANNYVIRGSDPNSNLYLVDDLPILYPFHFDGLSAVVNANLIKSIDVYTGVFPANFNNALGGVIHIDTVDKVDKSQKNLIISAWSSSISYMSPTFGGKGYLIASARVGYLDRFVQGLTSALGADFPEGLRLPRFVDSQVKFVHNFNEHHQVSFHSFYSKDDFAANLPAKYQNDPANDSTAAFAGASISSGQGFRTQALRYTWKPIDTFSNRVTLISYDPFTDFNVSFGSIQGKNRASGAYNGIRQDAFWDPSKYFTAEFGTEYRLLNYYSTGSSIIQSDPNNLSPNPYDTQSPDFTTIPTNITAKGAYYNGYLTTKIRLGNLHIEPGARYDYIPYVNNSAFGPRAQASYKFEGIGKGTTIFGGGGNFFRFPLDTRFNKDSGNPHLDFEKVFKYGGGIEQLLEGDYQIKGEIFKQEYSSLIVDDPYITEPIGTNPDPYSRIAQPFIANKKLNYSNSGTGWSRGYELVLRKNSRPGTRNWFGWITYTWSQTFRNNNIFTPDPGSAPLNAQETQIAAEFYKNSKETLYDYDRTHVINMVFGWRWSQEWQFGARWSYLTSRPFTPIVGDDGGRFSNPANGQTYWVPQYANNPALGEYINSRRLKPYHRLDIRFDRFFNYEWGYVNTFLEIVNVYLRENVGGEDFDNTKPYSKTNPSPSPTFGTIPLPGGVIIPFFNVGIEVKF; encoded by the coding sequence ATGAAGTTAAAAAAAGTCCTGATCAAAATCGCTTTTCTCGCGGCAATCGCTCCGTTGGATTTATTTGCAGAAGTAACTTTTAAAGCCAGGTTATTCTCGAGACAAAAAAACCAAGGAGAGGCTAAAACACAGGTTTTACTTTTCGAAACCAAAAAGATCTATAGAACAGATGCAGAAGGTTATTTCGATGCTGTAGTACCTTCTCCAGGAATTTATACATTCCGTATCTTAAAAGTAGAAGATATGCAGGATATCAAAGGTAACGTCGAAACTTCCGGCCAAACAGTTACTCTTTATACGGATGGAGGTTCTGATGCATCTGTAGGATCTCCTAAAGCAAAGGTCCCTAAGGGTACGATCACAGTTGCTGCAGAAAGAGATAAACCTATTCTTTCCAGAACCACGATCAAATACGAAGAGATCAAGAGGATGCCTGGAACCTTTGGAGAACCATTACGTGCATTGGAAACAATTCCAGGAGTGGTTCCTTCTGCAGCATTCGGTGGTGGAGCAAACAACTACGTGATCCGGGGTTCCGATCCGAACTCGAACTTATATTTAGTGGATGATCTTCCTATACTTTATCCATTCCACTTTGATGGATTGAGCGCCGTAGTAAACGCAAACCTGATCAAGTCCATTGACGTTTATACGGGTGTATTCCCAGCAAACTTCAATAACGCGTTGGGCGGGGTCATTCATATCGATACAGTGGATAAGGTGGATAAATCTCAGAAGAATCTGATCATCTCCGCTTGGTCCAGTAGTATCAGTTATATGAGCCCTACTTTCGGTGGGAAAGGTTATTTGATCGCTTCCGCTCGCGTAGGGTATTTGGATAGATTTGTGCAGGGTCTGACTTCTGCTTTGGGCGCAGATTTTCCGGAAGGTTTAAGACTTCCAAGATTCGTAGACTCTCAGGTTAAGTTTGTTCATAATTTTAACGAACATCACCAAGTATCTTTTCACTCCTTCTATTCTAAAGATGATTTTGCAGCCAACCTTCCTGCTAAATACCAGAATGATCCTGCAAATGATTCTACTGCTGCATTTGCAGGAGCAAGTATTTCCTCAGGGCAGGGATTTAGGACCCAGGCATTACGCTATACTTGGAAACCGATAGATACATTCTCCAATCGTGTAACACTGATCAGTTATGATCCATTCACCGACTTTAACGTATCTTTTGGTTCTATCCAAGGAAAGAATAGAGCAAGCGGTGCGTATAACGGTATACGCCAGGATGCTTTCTGGGATCCGAGCAAATATTTTACAGCTGAGTTCGGAACAGAATATAGATTATTAAATTATTATTCTACTGGTTCCAGTATCATACAATCAGACCCGAACAATTTAAGTCCGAACCCTTATGATACTCAGAGCCCTGATTTCACTACTATCCCTACGAATATCACCGCAAAGGGAGCTTACTATAACGGTTATCTAACCACCAAGATCCGTTTAGGAAATTTACATATAGAACCGGGAGCACGTTACGATTATATTCCGTATGTAAATAATAGTGCATTCGGTCCTAGAGCTCAGGCATCTTATAAGTTTGAAGGTATAGGAAAAGGAACTACTATCTTTGGAGGTGGGGGTAATTTCTTCCGCTTCCCTCTGGACACTAGATTTAATAAGGATAGTGGAAACCCTCATTTGGATTTCGAAAAGGTATTCAAGTACGGTGGGGGGATAGAACAATTATTAGAAGGTGATTATCAGATCAAAGGAGAGATCTTTAAACAAGAATACTCCAGCTTGATCGTGGATGACCCTTATATCACCGAGCCTATCGGAACAAATCCGGATCCATATTCTAGGATCGCTCAACCTTTTATCGCAAACAAAAAGTTGAACTACTCCAATAGTGGAACCGGTTGGTCCAGAGGTTACGAATTAGTACTTCGTAAGAACTCACGCCCAGGCACAAGGAACTGGTTTGGTTGGATTACCTACACTTGGTCCCAAACATTCAGAAATAATAATATATTCACCCCTGACCCGGGCTCCGCTCCTTTAAACGCTCAAGAGACCCAAATCGCCGCAGAGTTTTATAAGAATTCTAAAGAGACATTATACGACTATGATAGGACCCATGTGATCAATATGGTCTTTGGCTGGAGATGGAGCCAAGAGTGGCAGTTCGGGGCCAGATGGTCCTACCTGACAAGTAGGCCGTTTACTCCTATTGTAGGGGATGACGGGGGAAGGTTCAGTAACCCGGCAAACGGCCAAACCTATTGGGTGCCTCAATACGCTAATAACCCGGCCCTTGGAGAATATATCAATAGTCGAAGATTAAAGCCTTATCATCGACTTGACATCCGTTTCGATAGATTTTTCAATTATGAATGGGGGTATGTAAATACCTTCCTGGAGATAGTAAACGTATACCTAAGAGAGAACGTGGGTGGAGAAGATTTCGATAATACGAAACCTTATTCCAAAACGAACCCAAGCCCTAGCCCGACATTTGGAACAATTCCTTTGCCAGGCGGTGTGATCATTCCATTCTTTAACGTAGGTATCGAGGTTAAGTTCTAA
- a CDS encoding ExbD/TolR family protein: MAGQSSSGDGEEIGSINITPMVDVILVLLVIFMVTANFLKKESININLPKADAVDANLAKTVQVAMSKDGKIFLEGSETDIERLEAHLKRESAYRVNMRITLSADASIPYGKIAETMGKIKKAGVHQIALSVKR; encoded by the coding sequence ATGGCAGGTCAAAGTTCTTCCGGAGACGGAGAAGAAATCGGCAGTATTAATATTACTCCGATGGTGGACGTAATTTTGGTTCTTTTGGTGATCTTTATGGTTACCGCGAACTTCTTAAAAAAAGAATCCATCAATATCAATCTTCCTAAAGCGGACGCGGTGGATGCAAATCTTGCCAAAACCGTTCAGGTGGCAATGTCCAAAGATGGAAAGATATTTTTAGAAGGAAGTGAGACTGATATTGAAAGATTGGAAGCTCATTTAAAGAGAGAATCCGCGTATCGCGTTAATATGAGGATCACCCTTTCTGCTGATGCTTCCATCCCATACGGCAAAATTGCAGAAACGATGGGAAAGATCAAAAAAGCAGGCGTGCATCAAATCGCATTATCTGTAAAAAGGTAA
- a CDS encoding EAL domain-containing protein produces MTDAYNLKLRSFDMGDLEQFKTVFINENRGKPIFLLRFQNISTVSLVEFIQLIPQRISDIEPSHRELFRYYAYGDKKNLLIGVAPLDNSGPVSLANFDAAMGRFHDQAIRTGALNFDFGIGRTQCNFISYVEEIFRELETSSLKNLKDNLVRWSWTYLNRVNDYFASERADAVIQPIIHYNHRDHTFSMKGGEVFVGGEAYAGYADLIRDIPHDQDLNRIELLILEKLIMSCNGSPGLLKFNISPQTLIDTFDTDEKVTRFHELLLKQNLNPQNVRMELIEKPYEEGEATLKSVCRRFWNFGISFAADDFGVKSQSHQVVLDLGEMIKEFKLDPISFKFKADQDLTKFLDNLAFIDYCRRLSDNREAIITAEALEDIDSLNFLITHQVYYFQANLFCKKIWIQDYQERFKEMQKLPETAVTKVLSSPELTQRLKEVGNIFVLAKEVDLF; encoded by the coding sequence ATGACCGATGCTTATAACTTAAAATTAAGATCCTTCGATATGGGGGATCTAGAACAATTTAAGACAGTATTCATCAATGAAAACCGAGGAAAGCCAATCTTCCTCCTCAGATTTCAAAATATTTCCACAGTTTCCTTAGTTGAATTCATACAATTGATCCCTCAGAGAATCTCTGATATAGAGCCTTCTCACCGAGAACTATTTCGTTATTATGCCTATGGTGATAAAAAGAACCTACTGATAGGAGTAGCACCTTTAGACAATTCAGGGCCTGTCAGTCTTGCCAATTTTGATGCAGCCATGGGAAGATTCCATGACCAAGCAATCCGAACCGGAGCTCTTAATTTTGATTTCGGGATCGGAAGAACTCAGTGTAATTTTATTTCCTACGTAGAAGAGATCTTCAGAGAGCTGGAAACTTCTTCTTTAAAAAATCTGAAAGATAATTTGGTTCGTTGGAGTTGGACTTATCTAAATCGTGTAAACGATTATTTCGCAAGTGAACGTGCTGACGCGGTTATCCAGCCGATCATTCATTATAATCATAGGGACCATACATTCTCCATGAAAGGTGGAGAAGTTTTCGTGGGCGGAGAGGCATACGCAGGTTACGCGGATCTTATCCGAGACATTCCTCACGATCAGGATCTTAACAGGATAGAACTTCTGATCTTAGAGAAGCTGATCATGTCCTGCAATGGTTCTCCCGGTCTTCTGAAATTCAATATTTCTCCTCAAACTTTAATCGATACATTCGATACGGATGAGAAGGTTACACGTTTTCATGAACTTCTTCTGAAACAAAACCTAAACCCTCAAAATGTTCGTATGGAATTGATCGAAAAACCTTACGAAGAAGGGGAGGCAACTCTCAAATCCGTTTGTAGAAGGTTCTGGAATTTCGGGATCAGTTTCGCTGCGGACGACTTCGGTGTAAAAAGCCAAAGTCACCAAGTTGTTTTAGACTTAGGGGAGATGATCAAAGAATTTAAACTGGATCCGATTAGTTTCAAATTTAAAGCAGACCAAGATTTAACTAAGTTCTTGGACAACCTCGCATTCATAGATTATTGCAGAAGACTTTCGGATAACAGAGAAGCTATCATCACTGCGGAAGCATTAGAAGATATTGATTCCTTAAACTTCCTAATCACTCACCAAGTGTATTATTTCCAAGCCAATCTATTCTGTAAAAAGATCTGGATCCAAGATTACCAAGAACGTTTTAAAGAAATGCAAAAACTTCCTGAGACCGCGGTCACTAAGGTTTTGAGTTCTCCCGAGCTTACCCAAAGATTAAAAGAAGTCGGGAATATTTTCGTTCTAGCTAAAGAAGTAGATCTGTTTTAA